A segment of the Deltaproteobacteria bacterium genome:
TGCCATTGTCGCTGGATATGAAATTTTCGGCCGAATTGGAGCCGGAGGTAATCCTTCCCATTTCAACCGCGGTTTTCACACGACCGGGACCTGTGGAACTTTCGCAGCTGCGGCAGCGGCTGGACGGCTTTTGCGGCTGAACGAGGCGAAAATGATCTCCGTATTAGGTATTGCCGGGTCTCAGGCTGCGGGCCTATTCGCTTTCATGGCTGATGGAACCATGACCAAGGTCCTCCATGCAGGAAAGGCGGCCCAAAACGGAATTCTCTCAGCCTATTTGGCCCAATCAGGTTTCACCGGCCCGGCCTACATTCTGGAAGATAAGAGAGGTTTCTACAAAGCCTTTGCCGACACCTTCAACCCCCAAAGAGTGGTGGAAGGATTGGGAGAAAAGTATGAGATCATGAACACCTACGTGAAATACTACGCCTCCTGCCGGCACAGCCATGCTCCTGTTGATGCCATCCTGGACATTCGCAGTCAGACTCCCCTTCGACCTGAGGATATTGAGAAAGTAAATGTCTACACTTATACCATCGCCGCCAAACTGATCGACGGGAAACAGGTTTCCACCCCCATCACTGGCAAGATGAGCCTGCCTTACGCTGCGGCGGTCGCCATTCTCTACGGGAAAGTTGGTCTGGGAGAATTCAAGCCTAAAGTCCTTAACGACCAGGCCGTGCAGGCGCTGATGAAAAAAGTAGACGTTTATCCTGACCCTGACCTGGACAAGCTTGTTCCCGATCACCGGGGCGCTCGGGCGGAAATTTTCCTGACCGACGGGAGAAAACTGACCTCCGAGATTCTCGACCCCAAGGGGGAGCCGGAGAACCCGGGTTCGGAGAATGACATTTATGATAAATTTCGCCTGCTGGCTGGCACAGCGTTCAAAACCGAGAAGGTCAGAAAAGTCCTGGAGAAGATCGATAACCTGGATAAGCTCAAGGACATAGCGGAGCTGACCAACTTATTGGTAGTGAAATAACAATGAAATCCCTACCCGGCGCAGTGCGTCCGGTAATATTCGTAGCCTGCTTCCAGGGCCTTCATATTGACGGCTTCGCTTTTGGCAGGGACGCTTTTCCTGACGACCTGTTGCAGAACAGGGAAGCTCCCCGGGGTGATCAGCTCGATGACCGCCCCCAGCATGAACATGTTGGCCACGATCCGGCTTTTCAACTCCTCCTCAGCGACCTTGGTCGCCGGGACGGGAAAGGTCTTCTTGTAGGGGGCAGGAATCGACTTGATCAGGGTGCTGTCGTAGATCACGAGGGTCTTTTCCGGGTTCCCCTCCTGGAGGTACCGTTTCACCGATTCCTCGGACATGAAGACCATCAGGTCCGGGCGCGCGCTCTTGGGGAAATTGATCTCCTGGTCGGAGATGACCACATCGGTGCGGCACGCCCCGCCGCGGGAAACCGGCCCATAGGATTGGGCCTGAGTCACCTGCAGATCGGGAAAATTCTCCATCATTTGGGCCAGGACTACGCCCATAAGGATGATTCCCTGGCCGCCAAAGCCCGCGAAGATGATCTCTTTCCTCATTCTTTTTCCCCACCTTTCTTTCTGGCGACCACAAACAGGGCCAT
Coding sequences within it:
- a CDS encoding MmgE/PrpD family protein, with amino-acid sequence METLTGKLASFIVHLKYRSLPGEVILKAKHCLMDTLGAALAGSKMPEALIAKKLAEKLNPRKESTLFTGKGKVGVLEAAMANGIMSHVLELDDGNRFAQGHPGVVVIPAVLALAEKEKVKGKDIISAIVAGYEIFGRIGAGGNPSHFNRGFHTTGTCGTFAAAAAAGRLLRLNEAKMISVLGIAGSQAAGLFAFMADGTMTKVLHAGKAAQNGILSAYLAQSGFTGPAYILEDKRGFYKAFADTFNPQRVVEGLGEKYEIMNTYVKYYASCRHSHAPVDAILDIRSQTPLRPEDIEKVNVYTYTIAAKLIDGKQVSTPITGKMSLPYAAAVAILYGKVGLGEFKPKVLNDQAVQALMKKVDVYPDPDLDKLVPDHRGARAEIFLTDGRKLTSEILDPKGEPENPGSENDIYDKFRLLAGTAFKTEKVRKVLEKIDNLDKLKDIAELTNLLVVK
- a CDS encoding 2-oxoacid:acceptor oxidoreductase family protein; its protein translation is MRKEIIFAGFGGQGIILMGVVLAQMMENFPDLQVTQAQSYGPVSRGGACRTDVVISDQEINFPKSARPDLMVFMSEESVKRYLQEGNPEKTLVIYDSTLIKSIPAPYKKTFPVPATKVAEEELKSRIVANMFMLGAVIELITPGSFPVLQQVVRKSVPAKSEAVNMKALEAGYEYYRTHCAG